A window of the Desulforapulum autotrophicum HRM2 genome harbors these coding sequences:
- a CDS encoding efflux RND transporter permease subunit, with product MIDRIIEWSVNNKFMVLLTTFFVIVAGILAMINTPLDAIPDLSDVQVIIYTQYPGQAPEVVEDQVTYPLTTAMLSVPFAKVVRGYSFFGYSFVYLIFEDGTDIYWARSRVMEYLNFVSDRLPVGVTPSLGPDATGVGWVYEYILKDTTGKTDLQELRSIQDWFLRYELTAVSGVSEVASIGGFVKQYQVEVNPNKLASYNLSIRKIKEAIQRSNSDVGGKLIEMGETEFMVRGLGYIKSIEDIKQIAVSVDDKGTPVLLKDVADIVIGPELRRGILEWNGEGETVGGIVIMRYGENALKVIERVKEKLKELQKGLPEGVEIIAGYDRSSLIERAVETLKGKLTEEMTVVALICILFLLHFRSAFVAIFTLPVGILMSFLIMYPFGINANIMSLGGIAIAIGVMVDASIVMVENAHKHLERDKGRKSHQQIIIDASKEVGPALFFSLLIITVSFLPVFSLMEQSGRLFRPLAYTKTTAMAASSILAITIIPVLMTFFVREETIDPKLSKSKRRNIWILAMAGPPLAVISAGLAGVKLADKSLVFALGFSLFLGICLISQKIIPEGKNPLNRFLIRIYMPVIKLVLKWRKITVLIAIVAIAVTWYPMTRVGSEFMPPLNEGDLLYMPTTLPGISITKARELLQQTDKIIKRFPEVKSTLGKIGRAETSTDPAPLSMIETVIMLRPQVEYETIYKNRFFSDWPVWAKRPLTFILPEKVEGKIIHEWRKKKVARFFSGWPGFIKASLSWILPEERYLTMGELSDELDRAVKFPGVTNAWTMPIKTRIDMLSTGIKTPVGIKIMGPDLGTLAGIGEDIERLLRDKEGTRSVFSERVTGGNYLDFTIKREEIARYGLLVQDVQDIITTAIGGMNVTYTIEGLERYPVNLRYNREMRDNIEMIKRVFVPTPSGAQIPLIQLADISIHKGPAGIKSENSKRTAWVFVDIRDMDIGTYVKQARKLVDEKIKLPPGYSLIWSGQYEYMQKARKTLNIIVPATLLVIFILLFIHFNNIVEVIIVMASLPFALLGGFWLIYLLGYNMSVAVGVGFIALSGLATETGIVMLVYLDEVFKRRTDQNLMNNASDLQSSIIEGAVDRVRPKIMTVATTLIGLLPVMYGAGAGSQIMKRIAAPMVGGLISSTIMTLIIIPVLYDMWKTWEIKKKNLTNES from the coding sequence ATGATAGACAGGATAATAGAATGGTCGGTTAACAATAAATTCATGGTCCTCCTGACAACCTTTTTTGTCATTGTCGCAGGAATCCTGGCCATGATAAACACCCCGCTTGATGCCATCCCGGACCTTTCCGACGTCCAGGTGATAATCTATACACAATACCCTGGACAAGCCCCCGAAGTGGTGGAGGATCAGGTCACCTATCCTTTGACAACTGCCATGTTAAGCGTACCCTTTGCCAAGGTTGTCCGGGGATACTCATTTTTTGGGTATTCCTTTGTATACCTTATCTTTGAGGATGGTACCGATATTTACTGGGCAAGATCCAGGGTCATGGAGTATCTCAACTTTGTGTCAGACAGACTGCCGGTTGGTGTTACGCCAAGCCTAGGTCCTGATGCAACCGGGGTCGGATGGGTATATGAATATATTTTAAAGGACACCACCGGCAAAACCGATCTTCAGGAACTCAGATCCATCCAGGACTGGTTTTTAAGATATGAATTAACCGCAGTTTCCGGGGTATCCGAGGTGGCAAGCATCGGCGGGTTTGTCAAGCAGTACCAGGTGGAGGTTAATCCCAACAAGCTTGCCTCCTACAATCTCTCCATACGGAAGATTAAAGAGGCCATTCAACGCTCCAACTCGGATGTGGGCGGAAAACTCATTGAAATGGGTGAAACAGAGTTCATGGTCCGGGGCCTTGGATATATCAAATCCATTGAAGATATTAAACAGATTGCAGTCTCCGTTGACGATAAGGGGACGCCGGTCTTGTTAAAGGATGTTGCCGATATCGTGATAGGTCCGGAACTTCGACGGGGAATCCTTGAATGGAACGGTGAAGGCGAAACAGTTGGGGGCATTGTTATCATGCGGTACGGGGAAAATGCCCTCAAAGTCATCGAACGGGTCAAAGAGAAATTAAAAGAACTTCAAAAAGGCCTGCCTGAAGGTGTTGAGATCATTGCAGGCTATGACCGATCCTCCCTGATCGAGCGGGCAGTTGAAACGCTTAAAGGCAAGCTCACCGAAGAGATGACCGTTGTGGCACTGATCTGCATCCTCTTCCTTCTCCACTTCAGGTCTGCTTTTGTGGCCATTTTTACCCTTCCAGTGGGAATATTGATGTCCTTTCTGATCATGTATCCCTTTGGCATCAATGCCAATATCATGAGCCTTGGCGGCATTGCAATTGCCATTGGCGTCATGGTGGATGCATCCATTGTCATGGTGGAGAATGCCCATAAACACCTGGAAAGGGACAAGGGCAGGAAAAGTCACCAGCAGATAATTATTGATGCATCCAAAGAGGTCGGACCTGCGCTGTTTTTCAGCCTTTTGATCATCACTGTCTCTTTTCTGCCGGTCTTCAGCCTCATGGAACAATCCGGCAGACTGTTCCGCCCCCTGGCCTACACCAAGACAACAGCCATGGCCGCATCTTCCATTCTTGCCATCACCATTATTCCCGTGCTCATGACCTTTTTTGTAAGGGAAGAGACCATTGATCCGAAACTTTCAAAAAGCAAACGAAGAAATATCTGGATTCTTGCCATGGCAGGACCTCCTCTGGCCGTTATCTCTGCCGGCCTTGCAGGTGTTAAGCTTGCAGATAAAAGCCTTGTTTTTGCCCTTGGCTTCTCCCTGTTTCTCGGGATATGCCTCATTTCCCAGAAAATAATACCCGAAGGAAAAAACCCCCTGAACCGTTTTTTAATCCGAATATATATGCCGGTCATTAAGCTTGTGCTGAAATGGCGAAAGATAACTGTTCTCATCGCCATTGTCGCCATTGCAGTCACCTGGTATCCCATGACCCGCGTTGGAAGCGAGTTTATGCCGCCTCTGAATGAAGGGGATCTTTTATATATGCCAACCACCCTGCCCGGGATCTCCATTACCAAGGCCCGTGAACTTTTGCAGCAGACCGATAAAATAATAAAAAGATTTCCCGAAGTCAAAAGCACTCTTGGAAAGATTGGCCGGGCAGAGACATCTACAGATCCTGCTCCCCTCTCCATGATAGAAACTGTGATCATGCTAAGACCCCAGGTGGAATACGAAACAATATATAAAAACCGGTTTTTTTCAGACTGGCCTGTCTGGGCTAAACGACCGTTGACCTTTATCCTGCCGGAAAAGGTGGAGGGAAAGATCATCCATGAATGGCGCAAAAAAAAGGTGGCTCGATTTTTTTCAGGGTGGCCAGGGTTTATTAAAGCCTCACTCTCCTGGATATTGCCGGAGGAAAGGTATCTCACCATGGGTGAACTCTCCGACGAACTTGACCGGGCCGTCAAATTCCCGGGGGTGACCAATGCCTGGACCATGCCCATTAAGACAAGGATCGATATGCTCTCCACAGGTATCAAGACCCCTGTAGGCATCAAAATCATGGGACCCGACCTTGGGACACTGGCAGGTATTGGTGAAGATATAGAGAGGCTTCTAAGAGATAAAGAAGGCACCCGTTCTGTATTTTCAGAACGTGTTACCGGCGGAAACTATCTTGATTTCACCATCAAAAGAGAGGAGATCGCCCGTTACGGCCTTCTGGTCCAGGATGTCCAGGACATCATTACAACCGCCATAGGAGGCATGAATGTCACCTATACCATTGAAGGCCTTGAACGTTATCCTGTCAACCTTCGCTACAACAGGGAGATGAGGGATAATATCGAAATGATCAAACGGGTTTTTGTACCAACACCCTCGGGGGCCCAGATTCCCCTTATCCAGCTTGCCGATATTTCCATCCACAAGGGGCCGGCCGGTATAAAGAGCGAAAATTCCAAACGCACCGCCTGGGTCTTTGTGGATATTCGCGACATGGATATCGGCACCTATGTCAAACAGGCCAGAAAGCTTGTGGATGAGAAGATCAAGCTACCCCCGGGATATTCTCTTATCTGGTCCGGGCAGTATGAGTATATGCAAAAGGCGAGAAAAACCCTGAACATTATCGTTCCGGCAACACTTCTTGTGATTTTCATCCTGCTATTTATCCACTTTAACAATATCGTTGAAGTTATCATCGTCATGGCAAGCCTGCCCTTCGCACTTTTGGGAGGATTCTGGCTCATCTACCTCCTTGGATATAACATGTCCGTTGCAGTTGGAGTCGGCTTTATCGCCCTGTCAGGCCTTGCCACTGAAACAGGCATTGTCATGCTCGTCTATCTGGATGAAGTTTTTAAACGAAGAACAGATCAAAACCTTATGAACAATGCATCAGATCTTCAGTCATCCATTATTGAAGGGGCTGTGGACAGGGTCCGCCCCAAGATCATGACAGTTGCCACAACTCTTATCGGACTATTACCTGTCATGTATGGAGCCGGGGCCGGTTCCCAGATCATGAAGCGCATTGCAGCACCCATGGTCGGAGGCCTTATCTCATCCACAATCATGACCCTTATCATCATCCCCGTGCTCTACGACATGTGGAAAACATGGGAAATCAAAAAAAAGAACCTTACCAACGAATCATAA
- a CDS encoding recombinase family protein: MTIFTYSRVSTLDQNTKMQVEALKVAYPDAVHRQEKKSGTTTRGREVLNLLLDMINQGDKLVVWKLDRLARNTGDLCKIVDHLESRGASLEILDQKIDTSTATGKAFLQMLGVFAEFETNLRKERQLAGIAVAKANGKHLGRRSSLTGDQKQEIQVKNKAGMNPTTLSKEYGVSRGTIYNVLKETAYGSRC; encoded by the coding sequence ATGACGATTTTTACTTATTCCAGAGTCAGCACTTTAGACCAGAATACAAAGATGCAGGTGGAAGCGTTAAAGGTTGCTTACCCTGATGCAGTCCATCGCCAGGAAAAGAAGTCAGGCACAACGACCAGGGGCCGTGAAGTCCTGAACCTACTTTTGGATATGATCAACCAGGGCGATAAACTTGTGGTTTGGAAGCTGGACCGCTTGGCAAGGAACACCGGGGATCTATGCAAAATAGTTGATCACCTGGAAAGCAGGGGGGCTTCCCTTGAAATCCTGGATCAGAAGATCGACACCAGTACAGCCACTGGCAAGGCATTCCTTCAAATGCTCGGAGTATTCGCAGAATTTGAAACCAATCTTAGAAAGGAACGCCAGCTTGCAGGCATTGCAGTAGCCAAGGCCAATGGCAAGCACCTGGGGAGAAGATCATCCCTCACAGGCGATCAAAAGCAAGAAATTCAGGTAAAGAATAAAGCCGGGATGAACCCCACCACATTATCCAAGGAATACGGAGTTAGTCGTGGGACCATCTACAACGTTTTAAAGGAGACTGCATATGGGAGTCGTTGCTGA
- a CDS encoding aminoglycoside phosphotransferase family protein: MERLTISTTIEHIILENGWLDRVDRVSFLAAGEYNENHLVVAGSKKYLFRINHGSQINQADQIRYEYNVLKAVEPSGVTPRPFFAASDSPLGGVMLMEFIPGRPFDFARDLDHVPRIFAAIHCLPVSQALVIQSTPIQDIADESFQLINKFTDHPMAEQKQRLLDYHEQILRLNQDSGTLFDNEPLCMVNTEVNSGNFIIQETKGFLVDWEKAVVSCRYQDLAHFLIPTTTLWKSDFRFTPEQRTNFLRAYYRLISPDFSFEELAFKTALLEQTILLRALSWCFMAFVEYTDPKRVLKDRVTFDKIKTYLGDIECFLN; this comes from the coding sequence ATGGAGAGACTGACTATTTCAACAACCATTGAACATATTATCCTGGAAAACGGCTGGCTTGACCGGGTGGACCGGGTATCCTTCCTTGCTGCCGGAGAGTACAATGAGAACCATCTGGTGGTTGCAGGCAGTAAGAAGTATCTCTTTCGCATCAACCACGGCAGCCAGATCAATCAGGCGGATCAAATCAGATACGAGTATAATGTTCTAAAGGCGGTTGAACCTTCTGGCGTCACCCCCAGACCTTTTTTTGCAGCGTCCGACTCCCCCCTTGGCGGAGTGATGCTAATGGAATTCATCCCGGGCAGACCCTTTGACTTTGCCAGGGATCTCGACCACGTTCCCCGGATCTTTGCCGCCATCCATTGCCTGCCTGTGTCACAGGCCCTGGTGATTCAGAGTACGCCCATCCAGGATATCGCAGACGAAAGTTTTCAACTGATCAATAAATTTACCGACCATCCCATGGCAGAGCAGAAACAGCGTCTCCTCGACTACCATGAACAGATTTTACGGCTCAACCAGGATAGTGGGACACTGTTCGACAATGAGCCCCTGTGCATGGTCAACACCGAGGTCAATTCGGGGAATTTCATCATCCAGGAAACCAAAGGCTTCCTAGTGGACTGGGAAAAAGCCGTTGTATCGTGCAGGTACCAGGATCTTGCCCATTTTCTCATTCCCACCACCACCCTGTGGAAGTCCGATTTCAGATTCACTCCGGAACAGCGCACAAATTTTCTCAGGGCATATTACCGTCTGATTTCGCCTGATTTCTCCTTTGAAGAACTTGCGTTTAAAACCGCCCTCCTTGAACAAACCATCCTGCTCAGGGCATTGAGCTGGTGTTTCATGGCCTTTGTTGAATACACAGACCCCAAGCGGGTCCTCAAGGACAGGGTCACCTTTGATAAGATCAAAACCTACCTGGGCGACATTGAATGTTTTTTAAATTAA
- a CDS encoding heavy metal translocating P-type ATPase, whose translation MNKDNKHHHEDQTPHPDKAAEGNALKDPVCGMDVGKDSPHHADHGKEKIYFCSEHCLKKFVENPSAYLTKQEQRAKNVKQKNHASPKKAGLYTCPMHPEVKQTEPGSCPKCGMALEAETPETSVSKQWTCPMHPEVLQDRSGSCPKCGMALEPKGGTGQEEENAELADMRRRFWVSLILTLPVFMMAMSDLIPGNPLARIVSKNVLVWIELVLATPVVFWCGWPFLVRGWQSVVSWNLNMFTLIGLGVSVAYIYSLIAAIFPEIFPASFRGKEGTVAVYFEAAAVIVTLILLGQVMELKARGQTSSAIKALLGLTPKTARIIRDDGAEEDIPLEQVEPGDKLRVRPGEKVPVDGVVVDGKSSIDESMVTGESIPVEKNQGDKLIGATVNSTGTMIMEAKKVGAETLLAQIVHLVSEAQRSRAPIQKVADVVAGYFVPAVVGSAIITFIVWSMFGPDPKMAHALINAVAVLIIACPCALGLATPMSIMVATGRGASMGVLFRNAEAIEVMRKIDTLVVDKTGTLTEGKPKVVAVSTVAGGNETEMLRLAASLEKGSEHPLAAAIVNGAEEKGIDLVEAVDFESVTGKGVKGSVDGKQIAFGNIKLFEKLKIDVQELASKAETMRKDGQTVMFVGVDGKLAGLIGVADPIKETTAEAIKLLHKDNIRIVMLTGDSKTTAQAVAAKLDLDEVVAEVLPGQKAEAVKKFQDAGRIVAMAGDGVNDAPALSQAHVGIAMGTGADIAMESAGVTLVKGDLRGIVRARLLSSATMRNIKQNLFFAFIYNSVGVPIAAGVLYPAFGLLLSPMIAAAAMSFSSVSVIGNALRLRKTKI comes from the coding sequence ATGAATAAGGATAATAAGCATCATCACGAGGATCAAACACCTCATCCGGATAAAGCGGCAGAGGGAAACGCCTTGAAAGATCCGGTCTGCGGTATGGACGTCGGTAAGGACAGCCCGCATCATGCCGACCATGGAAAAGAAAAAATCTATTTTTGCAGCGAGCATTGTCTGAAAAAATTTGTAGAAAACCCATCAGCTTATCTGACAAAACAGGAACAACGTGCAAAGAATGTAAAACAAAAAAACCATGCTTCCCCAAAAAAGGCAGGTCTCTACACTTGTCCCATGCATCCGGAAGTAAAACAGACCGAGCCGGGAAGCTGCCCGAAATGCGGTATGGCTTTGGAGGCTGAAACTCCGGAAACGTCTGTCAGCAAACAATGGACCTGCCCCATGCATCCGGAGGTTTTACAGGACCGGTCCGGCAGTTGTCCAAAGTGTGGCATGGCTTTGGAACCAAAGGGTGGGACCGGGCAGGAGGAAGAAAACGCGGAACTGGCAGACATGCGTCGCCGATTCTGGGTTAGCCTGATCCTTACCCTTCCGGTTTTTATGATGGCCATGAGCGACCTGATCCCCGGCAACCCATTGGCACGGATCGTTTCGAAAAATGTCCTTGTCTGGATCGAATTGGTGTTGGCCACACCCGTCGTGTTCTGGTGCGGCTGGCCATTTCTGGTGCGGGGCTGGCAGTCAGTCGTTTCCTGGAATCTCAATATGTTCACCCTGATTGGACTGGGTGTGTCGGTGGCTTACATCTACAGCCTTATCGCGGCCATATTTCCAGAAATATTCCCGGCCTCCTTCAGGGGAAAAGAGGGCACGGTGGCTGTTTATTTTGAAGCCGCTGCCGTCATCGTTACTCTGATTCTGCTGGGGCAGGTTATGGAATTGAAGGCCCGTGGCCAGACCAGCTCTGCCATCAAAGCTCTGCTGGGGCTGACTCCGAAAACCGCCCGAATCATTCGAGATGATGGCGCTGAAGAAGATATTCCACTTGAACAGGTGGAGCCTGGCGATAAGCTGCGGGTTCGGCCGGGCGAAAAAGTACCGGTTGATGGAGTCGTCGTTGATGGAAAAAGCTCGATCGACGAGTCAATGGTCACGGGTGAATCCATACCGGTAGAGAAAAATCAGGGCGATAAATTGATCGGAGCAACGGTCAACAGTACGGGAACTATGATCATGGAAGCCAAAAAGGTAGGGGCCGAAACCCTGCTGGCTCAGATCGTTCATCTGGTTTCCGAAGCCCAGCGCAGCCGCGCCCCCATCCAGAAAGTGGCCGATGTTGTGGCTGGATATTTTGTGCCGGCAGTCGTCGGCTCAGCCATCATTACATTTATTGTGTGGAGTATGTTCGGACCCGACCCGAAAATGGCGCATGCTTTAATCAATGCGGTAGCCGTACTAATTATTGCCTGCCCCTGCGCCCTGGGTCTGGCAACCCCCATGTCGATCATGGTGGCTACCGGCAGGGGCGCCTCCATGGGGGTCTTGTTCAGAAATGCTGAGGCCATCGAAGTCATGCGAAAAATCGACACCCTGGTCGTGGATAAAACCGGAACGCTCACCGAAGGCAAGCCCAAGGTCGTTGCTGTCAGCACAGTTGCTGGCGGCAATGAAACGGAAATGCTGCGTTTGGCGGCAAGTCTTGAGAAAGGCAGTGAACACCCTTTGGCGGCGGCTATTGTGAATGGCGCCGAAGAAAAAGGGATAGACCTGGTCGAAGCCGTCGATTTTGAATCGGTGACCGGAAAAGGTGTCAAAGGAAGCGTGGACGGCAAACAGATTGCCTTTGGTAATATCAAACTTTTTGAGAAATTAAAGATAGATGTTCAGGAACTGGCTTCAAAAGCCGAAACCATGCGTAAGGATGGCCAGACCGTTATGTTTGTCGGAGTTGACGGGAAGCTCGCCGGCCTGATCGGCGTGGCAGACCCGATCAAGGAAACCACTGCCGAGGCGATCAAACTGCTTCATAAGGACAATATCCGCATTGTCATGTTGACCGGTGACAGCAAGACCACGGCCCAGGCGGTGGCTGCAAAGCTCGATCTGGATGAAGTGGTGGCAGAAGTACTGCCGGGCCAGAAAGCCGAAGCCGTCAAAAAATTTCAGGATGCCGGCCGGATTGTGGCCATGGCCGGAGACGGCGTCAACGATGCACCAGCTCTGTCCCAGGCCCACGTCGGTATTGCCATGGGCACCGGTGCGGATATCGCTATGGAAAGTGCAGGCGTCACTCTGGTCAAGGGTGACCTCAGGGGCATTGTCCGTGCCCGTCTGTTGAGCAGTGCCACCATGCGCAACATCAAACAGAATCTGTTTTTCGCTTTTATATATAACTCGGTGGGGGTGCCCATCGCAGCCGGCGTGCTGTACCCGGCTTTTGGCCTTCTTTTGAGCCCGATGATCGCGGCGGCTGCTATGAGTTTCAGTTCCGTTTCGGTCATCGGCAATGCGCTGCGGTTGCGCAAAACAAAGATTTGA
- a CDS encoding Lcl C-terminal domain-containing protein, with product MAENPSSPVGIKQINHEKKSGYNDWRLPNIRELESLIDINAHSPAIAGKDQFKSIRSFYWSSTTSCYEPAYAWTLYTEDGNIGIGYKQHPEFHVWPVRRRQYILIKGK from the coding sequence ATGGCGGAGAATCCATCAAGCCCGGTCGGAATTAAACAAATCAATCATGAAAAAAAATCGGGTTATAATGACTGGCGGCTGCCCAATATCCGCGAACTGGAAAGTCTTATTGACATCAATGCTCATTCTCCAGCCATTGCCGGAAAAGATCAGTTTAAATCTATCCGTTCTTTTTACTGGTCTTCAACAACCAGTTGTTATGAGCCTGCCTATGCCTGGACACTATATACAGAAGACGGCAACATTGGCATCGGATACAAGCAGCATCCTGAATTCCATGTCTGGCCGGTCAGACGTAGACAATACATTCTCATAAAAGGAAAATAG
- a CDS encoding (Fe-S)-binding protein, with the protein MLLKSFRLEIVNNHCIPGAMSVNGIARLDQDVGCVIPYLNTALGGSQYVKDPPAVTFKTEGRLISVQPDRITVNAVKDREQALKIVEWIRREINETWDNRDEIRPSYKSPKKPVVIEILKYLPKTNCRECREPTCLVFALRLAEGAKSMDACPYLEGESKTALETYLSEFIFDD; encoded by the coding sequence ATGCTCTTAAAATCGTTTCGCCTTGAAATAGTCAACAACCACTGTATTCCCGGCGCCATGAGCGTCAACGGCATTGCCCGTCTGGACCAGGATGTGGGGTGCGTCATCCCTTATCTGAATACGGCACTTGGAGGGAGTCAGTACGTAAAAGATCCCCCGGCCGTCACTTTTAAGACCGAGGGCCGCTTAATTTCGGTTCAGCCAGACCGGATCACGGTCAACGCGGTGAAGGACCGGGAACAGGCGTTGAAAATCGTTGAATGGATTCGCCGTGAAATCAACGAGACTTGGGACAATCGAGATGAGATCAGGCCGAGTTATAAAAGCCCGAAGAAGCCAGTTGTGATTGAAATTTTAAAATATCTGCCCAAAACCAATTGCCGGGAATGCCGGGAACCGACCTGCCTGGTTTTTGCCCTGCGGCTTGCCGAAGGCGCCAAAAGTATGGATGCCTGTCCGTATCTGGAGGGTGAGTCGAAAACAGCTTTGGAAACATACCTGTCTGAATTTATTTTCGACGACTGA
- a CDS encoding tetratricopeptide repeat protein has protein sequence MREKGADLRLSFPSKEHWAVWLLIPGKEQWKKWSTPEKFSVISAYLGIVGFIITVVSIWNSFSQPSQTTITVLGSSNTTIVGDGNVIHPGIPQKALDRLLKTLDEKDIALENRDKIIDDWKRKYRELEERLDTRSSDDRLIAQAKDKLKAGYLDGAEKLLEQSFNNSLKKIEENRKNAAASAYELGSVKELKLEYKEALHYFEQAVKYDQENSLYLTSLGFILHTLAKHEKAIEYYEKALASDLKTYGPEDPMVAIDWNNLGSAWQSLGKYKKAIGYYEKALASDLKTYGPEDPMVAIDWNNLGSAWQSLGKYEKAIEYSEKALALDLKAYGPEDPMVAMDWNKLGLAWTFLGKHEKAIKYYEKALASDLKTYGPEHPNIARIWNNLGVVWESLGKYEKAIKYYEKTLASVLKTYGPEHPNIARTWNNLGVAWESPGKYEKAIEYYEKALASDLKTYGPEHPDVARTWNNLGMVWHSLNKYEKAIEYYEKALASDLKTYGPEHPKVALRWNNLGGVWHSLNKYEKAIEYLEKSLTVFEKNLGKNHPKTKMVRDNLQSIKNSHLKE, from the coding sequence TTGAGAGAAAAAGGAGCCGACTTGCGTCTATCATTCCCCTCTAAAGAGCATTGGGCAGTGTGGTTGCTGATCCCAGGAAAGGAGCAATGGAAAAAATGGAGCACACCCGAAAAATTTAGTGTTATCAGCGCCTACCTTGGGATTGTCGGATTTATAATTACTGTTGTATCAATTTGGAATTCATTTTCACAACCTTCTCAGACCACAATAACTGTCTTGGGATCCAGCAATACGACGATTGTCGGGGATGGTAATGTTATCCATCCAGGAATCCCTCAAAAAGCCTTGGACCGTCTTCTGAAAACACTCGACGAAAAAGACATTGCCCTTGAAAATCGGGATAAAATCATTGACGACTGGAAAAGAAAATACCGGGAACTGGAGGAAAGATTAGATACTCGTTCCAGTGACGACCGACTTATAGCCCAAGCGAAAGATAAATTAAAGGCAGGATATCTGGACGGTGCGGAAAAACTCCTGGAACAATCCTTTAATAATAGCCTTAAAAAAATTGAGGAGAACAGAAAAAACGCCGCTGCAAGTGCCTATGAACTGGGTTCTGTCAAGGAACTCAAATTAGAATACAAGGAAGCCCTGCACTATTTTGAACAAGCGGTTAAATATGACCAGGAAAATAGTTTATATTTGACCAGTTTGGGATTCATTTTACACACATTGGCTAAACATGAGAAGGCGATTGAGTATTACGAGAAGGCCCTGGCATCTGACCTGAAAACCTACGGACCGGAGGATCCGATGGTGGCCATTGACTGGAACAATCTGGGTTCGGCATGGCAATCCCTGGGCAAGTACAAGAAAGCGATCGGGTATTACGAGAAGGCCCTGGCATCTGACCTGAAAACCTACGGACCGGAGGATCCGATGGTGGCCATTGACTGGAACAATCTGGGTTCGGCATGGCAATCCCTGGGCAAGTACGAGAAAGCGATTGAGTATTCCGAGAAGGCCCTGGCATTGGACCTAAAAGCCTACGGGCCGGAGGATCCGATGGTGGCCATGGACTGGAATAAGCTGGGCTTGGCGTGGACCTTCCTGGGCAAGCATGAGAAGGCGATCAAGTATTATGAGAAGGCCCTGGCATCTGACCTAAAAACTTACGGGCCGGAGCATCCGAATATAGCCAGAATTTGGAACAATCTGGGCGTGGTATGGGAATCCCTGGGCAAGTATGAGAAGGCGATCAAGTATTACGAGAAAACCTTGGCATCGGTCCTGAAAACCTACGGGCCGGAGCATCCGAATATAGCCAGAACTTGGAACAATCTGGGCGTGGCATGGGAATCCCCGGGCAAGTATGAGAAGGCGATTGAGTATTACGAGAAAGCCCTGGCATCTGACCTAAAAACCTACGGGCCGGAGCATCCGGATGTAGCCAGAACTTGGAACAATCTGGGCATGGTATGGCACTCCCTAAACAAGTATGAGAAGGCGATTGAGTATTACGAGAAAGCCCTGGCATCTGACTTGAAAACCTACGGGCCTGAACATCCGAAGGTGGCCTTACGCTGGAACAATCTGGGCGGGGTATGGCACTCCCTAAACAAGTATGAAAAGGCGATTGAGTATTTAGAAAAATCATTAACCGTTTTTGAAAAAAACTTGGGAAAGAATCATCCAAAAACGAAAATGGTAAGGGATAATCTGCAATCAATTAAAAATTCTCATCTCAAAGAATGA